Proteins encoded by one window of Cyclobacteriaceae bacterium:
- a CDS encoding sigma-54 dependent transcriptional regulator has translation MGKILVVDDMAAIRTSLREILEEEKHEVEEAKDGEEALKKLQSEYFDVAFCDIKMPKIDGIELLERVKKEGIGTPFIMISAHGTKETALESIKRGAYFFIQKPFESIETILIHLRNVLERNSLREENRTLKKKISKDAEMVGESSAIKQVKEMIEKVAPTDARVLITGPNGSGKELVARQLHEKSKRSEKTLIEVNCAAIPSELIESELFGHEKGSFTSAIKQRIGKFEQAEGGTLFLDEIGDMSLSAQAKVLRALQENKITRVGGEKEILVNVRVLAATNKDLKKEIAEGRFREDLYHRLSVIVVKVPSLNERIEDIPLLVEKFLNDLAEEQGSKKKKIDNSAIAALQKHQWTGNIRELRNVVERLIIMSAETITEEDVKKYL, from the coding sequence ATGGGAAAAATACTTGTTGTTGATGATATGGCGGCCATCCGCACATCGCTTCGTGAAATACTCGAAGAAGAAAAGCATGAAGTAGAAGAAGCAAAAGACGGTGAAGAAGCACTCAAGAAACTTCAATCGGAATATTTTGATGTTGCCTTCTGCGACATTAAGATGCCCAAGATTGATGGCATTGAATTATTGGAACGCGTGAAGAAGGAAGGCATCGGAACACCTTTCATCATGATTTCCGCACATGGTACAAAAGAAACAGCACTGGAAAGCATTAAGCGTGGTGCTTACTTTTTCATTCAAAAGCCTTTTGAAAGCATTGAAACGATTCTTATTCATTTGCGCAACGTGCTGGAGAGAAACTCCTTGCGCGAAGAGAATCGCACATTAAAAAAGAAAATCAGCAAAGACGCTGAAATGGTGGGCGAATCATCAGCCATTAAGCAAGTGAAAGAGATGATTGAAAAAGTGGCGCCAACCGATGCCCGTGTATTGATAACCGGCCCGAACGGCAGTGGGAAGGAACTGGTCGCTCGCCAGCTTCATGAAAAAAGTAAGCGTTCAGAAAAAACACTGATTGAAGTAAACTGTGCTGCCATACCCTCCGAACTTATTGAGAGTGAATTATTCGGACATGAAAAAGGATCGTTTACTTCTGCCATCAAGCAACGCATTGGAAAATTTGAGCAAGCTGAAGGCGGTACGTTGTTCCTGGATGAAATCGGGGATATGAGCCTTTCCGCACAGGCTAAAGTGCTGCGCGCTCTGCAGGAAAATAAAATCACACGCGTAGGCGGAGAAAAGGAGATTTTGGTAAACGTGCGGGTTTTGGCCGCCACCAACAAAGACTTAAAGAAAGAAATTGCAGAAGGCAGGTTTCGGGAGGATTTATACCACCGGCTTAGTGTGATCGTAGTAAAAGTGCCCTCCCTCAATGAGCGCATTGAGGATATTCCGCTATTGGTTGAGAAGTTTCTGAATGATCTGGCAGAAGAACAAGGCTCTAAAAAGAAGAAAATCGACAATTCCGCAATTGCGGCATTACAGAAGCATCAATGGACTGGAAATATTCGTGAATTACGGAACGTGGTTGAACGGCTTATCATCATGTCAGCCGAAACCATCACGGAAGAAGACGTCAAAAAATACCTGTAA